GTTCCTACTTCTAGGCGTGCGCCTTTCAAAAatctccacttcccccaacgAAGCATTCCCCTCGTTCTGCTATAAAACTCGTCCAAAATTTTTCCAAATCAAACGCAGTCGATCGATCGAACACAGCACACCCAAAATGCCGCGTTTCCACCATTGCTCGTCCATGTTCCCCCTGCTGATCCTCCTCTTCAATCTTCCTACATGGTCTGTGCAAGGATTAGTCACCAATGGGGGCCACCAAGACCTCTctttcctcctctccttcaaGGCATACAACCCAAACAACGCCAAGTCCCTGGCTACCTGGGTCGGCCCCAACCCGTGCTCCGGCTCATGGGCCGGGCTCAGGTGCTCCAGGGGCAGAGTGGCAGGCGTCTTCCTTGACAACGCCGGACTCGCCGGCAGCGTGGCGCCTCTCCTCAGGCTCACCCAGCTCAGGGTGCTCGCCGTTAGAGGGAACTCCCTGTCCggccctctccctcccctcgACAACTCCACGAACCCGACCCTGAGGCACCTGCTGCTCTCCCACAACGACCTCACCGGACCCCTCAACCTCTCGCTGCCTTCTCTGGTCACTCTGAAAGCAGAGCACAACGGATTCCATGGCGGCCTGCGAGCGGTGCGCGTGCCGATGGTCAGAAGGTTCAATGTGTCCATGAACATGCTTGCCGGCGAGATCCCCGGCTCGCTGTCGGGTTTCCCGAGCTCGTCTTTCGCCGGCAATCTCGGTCTCTGCGGCACGCCTCTCCCGAGATGTGTCCATGCGTTCGATGCACTGGAAGATGTCGCTCAATCTCCTATTGCGGCAGCAGATATAAGTAATGGAAGACTCAGTAAATTCAGCTTGGCTGCGCTCTTGGCCACTGGCATTGGCAACGCGGTGCTCATCACGGCCTCGTTGGCCATCTCGGTAGCCATGTTCATCTACATGAGAAGAAAGCTGAGATCCCAAACAAAGGACGAAGCGGCTTCTTCCAGAGCGGGCCTCTGTTTCGAAGACGAAGACAAGATCATCATGAGGAATACCAACGACGAAGAGAAGCCGTGCGCGCAGAAGAGCGGCGCGCTGGTGCGCTTcgagggcggcgaggagctGCGGCTGGAGAGCCTCCTGAAGGCCTCGGCGGAGGTGCTGGGGAAGGGCGTGTCCGGGAGCACCTACAAGGCGGTCCTCGAGGACGGCATCGTGGCggccgtgaagcggctcagCGCGCTGCAGTTCCCCGCGGGAGGGCGCAGCGGCAGGGCCTTCGACCGGCACATGCGGCTCGTGGGCGcgctccggcaccggcacgtCGTCAGCCTCAGGGGCTACTGCAGCTCCAACGGCGAGCGGCTCCTCGTCTATGACCACCTCCCCAACGGCAGCCTACAGTCCCTTCTGCAGCTGCAAGGCAATGGCGAGAGAAGGCTAGGCTgggcggcgaagaagagcgTCCTGTTCGGCGCGGCGCAGGGGCTGAGCTACATACACACGGCGGGGATGGCGCACGGGAACGTGAAGCCGTCCAACATCCTGCTGGACGAGCGTGGCGCCGCGTGCGTGTCCGAGTGCGGGCTCATGAGCTACGCCGCGGCCGGCAtcgtccagcagcagcagcagcagcagcccaggTGCCCGCCCGAGCTGATGTTCAACGGCAGAGAACGCGGCGGGGGATGGCGCGGGTAcgcggcgccggagctgcaggcggcgccgggcgcgAGGGCGACGCAGGAGGCggacgtgtacagcttcgggATGGTGCTCCTGGAGGTGGTGACGGCCGGCAAGGGCagcggcgaggaagaagagggggaaggggaggagacGATGGGGATGGTCAGGATCGGCGTGCTGTGCACCGCCGAGGCGCCGGAGGAGAGGCCCCGGATGGCGCAGGTGCTCGCCATGATGAGCGAGTTCATGTGAAGCACTGCAAGTGTTTGAAGAACTGTCATGGACCCATGAACGGTATTTCTCATTTTTCTCCTCTTGCTttgcagctgcagcctgcagcaaGAGATCGAGGCGATGCTGCCATGAATGTAAGACTGGAGAAGTAGAGAACAAGTTTTAAGAGTTGGATGTTGATTTGTTGTAATCTGAGTAGTTTATGTCGCTAATCAAATGCATTCAACCCGGCGACCGGCGCCGGTGCAGCCGATCGAACTGTTCATTTTTTTATCTTCTCTGAGAAAGGCCAATCGAATCATTCGCTCTGGGCCTCAACGATGGTAAAGAGGAGACCGGCGGCCCAAAACAATTCTGCCCAAGACCTGTCCAATTTCGGCCTCGATGGCCCAGTATCAAATAGCCCCGGCTTTATGGGCTTGgtttttttaagggaaaaGGAGGGACTGACAGCCGATGGAAAATACGATAGGGGGTTACGCTGTAAGCACAGACGAACAGTCGCGGTCCAGTCCGGTAAAATAACATCCATGGTTGCATACCACGCTTTCAGTTACGCCGAGTTtctctaagaaaaaaaaaaggttacgCAAAAGAGTTCGCAGCGGGCAACATCGTGTCTCGAAGGTGTTTGCCTCGCAAGCAATCACGCCAGTAAACCCTTGATCATTAATTGAGGCCGACCGCGTCTCCCTCCTGCAAGCCTGGAACCGTGGCACGCTTGTTTGGCCACCTATTAGAGACATTATCTCTTCTCTCGCAGATGGTCCAAACTTCCTTTCTTGCGAAGGTTCAGAGAGCTGGCAAACAGTGTAGCGTATGAACTAGGCCAGCCAGACAGTACGAAGTACAGGTCTCAACGACTACTGAGGTCGTGTGTGTGTCATTCATTGTGTGTTTATATATCCAACCTCTTCTTCTAATAAAAGCTTTCTGTTATTTGTCGACCAAAAGAGGAACCAAAATAGCAGTCCCCTGCAGAGCTACTACAGCCTACAGATGCACTGAGTGTACCTTAGTGTGGTGAGACGAAAAGAGAGACTCTCTGTTCTTCTACTTTTTGACCGTAAACACACGTCCGATGCGATGAGATAGATGAGCTAAAGAATGCTTCGGTTCTCTTTTTACCGTTGCCATGATACAGTTGGTATGGGTGCCCTACCATGACAACTCATATGTGGACCAGTGCTTAACAGCAGCACATGGCCGCAACATGCTTCAATTATTTCAACCTTTGGAATTGGATACCCTCACCGAATTGACAACCCGGCATCTCCAAACAAACCTCAAAGTACAGAGCATCgctcagaaagaaaaaaatccccccaggaaaagaaaagcttATTCTGCAGTTTTGCCTAGCCACTTGCAATGCTCGATTGGCTGATGGATTCTTTAGTTTTACAAAGCCATTTGCAATGCTCGGTTGGCTGATGATCGAAGATCTTAAGTCATAGGGACAtattcctctttttttttagggaaagaaGACATATTCCCGTTTCCTTAGCGTGTTCTTTGTTTACTGACAGAAGGCATGAGGTTCCCCTTTTGAACCATCAAAAGCTTTGTTTCAACTGACGGCTAGAAAATGCGTTGTGTATATATGTCAAATGTTCAGATGATAAGTTGGCGGCTGGACAGAGTTCTGAATTTCACAGCACAAAATTTCCTCAAAACGCATTACTGCAAGACAGTAGCATCAAGGCTGTTGTTGATTTAGAAGCTGAAGAATTAAGAATGAATCAATCAAATAAATGGTCTCATTCATAGCAAGAACAAGGGTAAGTACATGATcgatcaccaccaccacaaagaatggcacgccggcgcacgcaCTAcgtcacacacacacacactcacGCACACCTCCCCCCCCGGAGCAGGACACCGCCGCGACCCATACATACACGCACGCCCACACGCCCAAACACACACCTCCACACGACACCAAGGAGCAAACCAAGAGACAACCAGGAACCGCGGAACCGCACGCGACGGAGCCACAGATCTAGCAGAAGAGGTAtccgaaggcggcggcggcgaaggaggccgcggcgaggggcagcgcggcggcggcggcgtcggaggcgggcgccggtgccggggcctcggcggcggccgcggaggcgacgagcgcggcggccatggcggcggcggcgacgaactTCATCCTGAGACCGGCCATGGGTGGTGGTAGTAGTGCtctcgtcggcgtcggaggagaGATCTCTCTAGGAGCGTGGGAGCTGGCTAGAGAGATGCTCTGCGCGCGGAGACGGAGGAGCTAGCTAGGCGGCTTTGTGGATGGAGgtgggagggagaggagcgcAGTGGGGGAGGGTTATATAGCGAGCGAGGCCAGGTAGGTCGCGTAGGAAGGAGAAGAGTACGGCTGGCCGTTTGTTCGTTCGCGTTTGGTTAGGCTGGCGCTGCGGTTGGGGCGGCCGGGATCCACTCTGGCTGACCAAGCTTCAAGTTTGAGCGCGTCTCCGGGCGGGCACGCGCGTCGGGTTGTTCGGCACTACTGCTAGCTCGTTCGTCCATCAATAAACGTGCGCGCTGCGCTTGCTTCCTTGGTCAGTTCCTTGTTTAATCCTTCCTCGGGGTTCGTTTTTAAGAGGGCTGGACTTTCGTGTTGAGTCGGAAAATTTGTGTGACGGCAAAATAAGGCTAGTTTATAGTTTATACTGCAAGTAATTTTGACAGTAACATAGATGCCAACTAGACATTTTGGTGACTTGGCATGACAATAAATGGAAAAAAGAGTGATGTGGTAACACAAATCAAGACAGGATAAGTTTACACGACAATTaatgacacaatgcatgacaccCCACATAAATTACTAACCAATATGAAGGTAGTTATGTTATTACTCTAAGTTACTCCGCATGAACAGCCTAAGGGAATGCTGGCACGTCTATTTTCAATGTCAATGCTGGCACGTCTATTTTCGTGATGAAAAGTTATCACTAATGTACTATATTTATAAGGAAACATGAAATGCCGACGGTAGCTTGATTATTACACAACCCGTGCTTCATTATTTCCAGCACATCGTTCGTTCATTCAAGGAAAGTGTCGCCTCCCGATTGTTTTGTCTTAGGAGAAGATGCACGGGGATTAATAACATTCTTCCGGCTCAGCTGTTTTGGAGCACGAGCCCCAGCCGGTACCACAGAGAGAACGTGGTTTAGAGAGGATCACAGGTGCATGGGCATGAACTCATGGGGAAGACCAGCCAGCCAGCCTAGTGGGAACAGCTGGCGCGACAGTTGCGAAATGGACCCCCAACGAACGAATTAGCTGTCAAAAGTGAGCAAATAAACGAACCGCAGCCCGGGCCATGCCACCGGTGCGTGCATGCGTGCTACAGTACgcttccttcttctttgccCATCCCATCCTGTCCATATTCCCCTGATTATTTTTGCGGCAAGGTTGGCCGGAGCATTTCGCCGGAGGCCATTTACGTTACGAGTTGCGACAATTGGCATGGCTTCGGCCGGTACGAAAGAGCATATGCGAGCTGCCATTCTGGCTTCTGATTGCGGCCGGCTAACCGACTGAAAACGCGTGTAGAGAAAAACAACAACGTAGCTTCTCGTATTCTTTCGCGGCGGGAGAGGTTTCCGGTAGTGGTAGATCAAAGGTGCACTTCACGTAGGAGTAGTTGATAAGTTGAAGAAGGCCTGGTCTGGACGGGAAGGTCGTGGCGTGGAGTCGGAATTCCGCGGGAGCTTTTAACGCGCGCTCCTCAGACTTCTCGTTCTTTACACCCAAGGACCGGGTTATTTATGGTCGTCGCTTTCACGGCGTGCGCGTGGTGAACCGCCTTTCTTCTCCCCTAGCGTCACGACACCGGCCGCCCGGGGCGCACGCCGAAGTTATGGCCATCCcagcggcgggggcggacgTAGGCGGACGTGTCGTGTGGTTCGTTGCGTCCTGGGGGACGCTCGTGGGCGTGGAAGGAATGGTGCCGCACTGTGGGAATCAAGAGAACATTTTGATGGCAAACTGTAGAGTGCTACTCCCTTATTTTCCACAGGAGTTAAACCTAGCGACAGATCGTATAATCTCTCGTTGTGGGTGCGCGTCAGTGCGTGTCAGGAGTGATCACCAGACTTCCGGGTACACGTATCGTGATTTACCAGTAACCGTCGCATCAATTTTCTTAGAAACTGCACCGAGTAAGCCGGCAGAACaatggctttattgattcattaaaaaaattatacaatAATCAATACAATCGTTACGAACCAAGGGAGATTCATCCTATCAGCATGGTCGGGCCCAGCTTTATTAAAGGGTATTCAGTTGAACACCcatcaaattttgcaaaaaaatgaaTATGTACACCATGTATTCTCTATGTATGCATGTAAATAAGATTTTGGGACTAAACTCAATGGTATTCCAGCATTGAGTGTAAATATGGACTAGtccatctctcttcttcctcctccaagtTGGACCAATGCTCCAAATAGGATTTCGGATCGCCGAAAACCGAACTATATGCTCGACACATGTAGTCTCGTATGACCTTTATTGATGTCGATCTACTCCTCACatctcctcgcctccttctAAATCCCCAAACAGACATGTCTCTGATTCTAAAAGCCTAGCGACTGCTCCTACCTCCTCATTTACTCTGCTCCTCGATGTCCCCGCCTTTGGGTTGACCGCTGCTCTGTGATTCGTTGCTTCCGCCATCCCACGGTTTCACATGTGCGTTGAGTTGCGCACAACAGAATAACGTCTCAAACTCTCGATCAGAGACGCAAATATTTGCAATTTTGATTAGCAAATTTTCAGAACAATTTTGAATCCTGGGCCCGCCCCTGCCTGTCAAATCCATCTTTGACATCTCCACATTCCTTCATGTATGTATACCCGATAAGAGTCCTATTTGCATCATTTTTCTCTCACTTAGTTAACCTTTTAGCATCATGTTTTTCCTCAAATCTGAATGCTATAAGTACAGTATAATATTTGATAAAAAACAGATTTACACCATGCGTATTATTTTTGCTGCTCCACCTCCGTGGCCAcgccggcgtggcggcgcgccACGAAGCTCGCTACACCGTGCCCCCGACCTGCTGCTGCCCCTCCTCCACTCCGATGACAAGATGCTGCACCCCATCGTGACAAGCATCTACAGCCCCTGCTGCCCCTCACGCACGTTCAGCAGCGACCAAGGAAACCAATGACTTCGACGAGCACGAAGACCCCATGCAACTTCTTCCCCATTTCCAACTTGTGCTTCCCCTATCTCCTAAGATAATCCACATCCGATTCTCtcccttttcttccttttgcttGTTGTTTGTATGAACTGAAAGTGAGAACTCGTGTTGATTTTGTAGAGCCGCAACCTGTTTGTTTAAATGTCGGTGTGAGATCTTGATGATTATTGTGTTGTTCAACTATGATGATATTTGTGAGCTATATAACTGTCTTTTGTCCCGTGATTTGTGTGCAATATATACAGTGAATGTGATTTAAATTTTTATGATAAAATATACATGTGTTGCCCTGTTATGaactctctccttttcctaaACAAATCGATTGTTTTCTTGTCTTATCTGTTTGCTCGTGAGATTACTTGTTGTTCCTGTTAATTGTCTATGTAAATCTGCCTCTGTCTTTGATGTTTGCTTGTGTTAGTGTTTTAGTTATCTAaagtaaaacaaaaatcacaaaaatattgtttaaGTGGTGTCTTTATTTTTGGTTTGAAAATTTCCCACAGTGCTTGATTGACCTAGTTTTAGTTGAAGCCCGATTGTTCATCGCCTAGTCCCTGAGGAGAAACGATAACCCGAAGTTTGGGCGAAATACCCACTGCTATTCTACACTCAACCAATACTCATAATTTTTGAAAAGTTGTATGTGACGTCCACTTTTAAACATGGGAAAATTGGCTGggggacaccgttattttgtggCCTTTGCTGAAACACACCGTCGGAACGTGTCTTTGtccagtaccattacaattttgtcGACATTTGCCGGAGCACATTGTATGGTCCAAAACGGAAAGTTTGACTTTTTTCACATTGAGTTATCATTCTATCCTTTAGCAAATGTGTATAAAATCTTTTAAACTCTCTGTTCGAAGCGTTTTCCTCATGCAGAGTGCAGCAACAAAGGAGATGAACGCCCACATCGAGCAACAACGGACCCTAGTAGATGTCAAAAATCGATTCgtacaaaggaaaaaagttttcaaatCGGATTTACGATGGTAGTCCCAAGTAAAAATGCCAAATTCTCGATTTCAGTCGACGCACTGTGTTCTAACAAATGTccacaaaattgtaatggtCAAAAATACATTCCAACGGTGTATTTCGGCAAAGccacaaaataacggtgtcttCCGGCAAATTTCCTTTTAAACAATGAGAACTTTAAATCATTGAACACATTACATTATTATCAGGGTCTACGAGTCAAGAAACAGCGGCTCGTTGAAGTAAGCATACGAGACTAGTACAGATTACAGATTATGTAAAGAAAGCATTCTCGTTTTTTTTTAGCCAAAGAAAGCATTCTCGTTGGATTCCGTTTCAGGCTGTATTTGGTTCAAGCTCCGTTTAGCACACACGAGCGGCCCACGAATCTGGGCCAGATCAAGCCGAGCTCAAGTACCTCTCAACCGGCCCATCTCGGAAGCATTCAAGCCGGGCCGAAGTGCTCTTCTTCCCAACGCCCGCAAGCTCTCGCGGCTGCCGTTCTGCCAAGCGACCCCCAAAGCGGCCAGCAAGCCTCCTCCGCTCACACTGACACACAAACACCACAAAGGCGTGCACGCAATGAGGCCCTTCCTGCTCACGCCGGGCGCCCGGCTCGCGTCGGCCCCCTCGCCGTCAACGCTCTCGCGCCTGCTCCTCCCACTCCACCTACAAAACCGCCATGCCCacgcctccccctccccctccctccaCGCGCGCACCAaccgctcctcgccgcctcttcgccgccgcagcggtcgcttcttcgcctcctccgcctcgtccTCTCAGGTCTGGCTGGCCTCTCCGCCTGGCGCCTAAAACCTAGTATTCGACCTGTTTGGGTGGTTACGGACCAACTGTTCGATGGAATGCCTCGCCTGCTGCGATAGTGGTTTTGGCTGACGGTTTCCCGGTGTTTGGCCTGTGTTGCAGATGGCGGCGCCTGCCGATGCCCCGGGCGGATCCGCGGACGCGTTTGAGGTGATCCGCGCTCACCAGGTGCGGCCCTTGGCCTGGATTTGCGTGGGGATAGTACTATGCAAAATTACAACTTGTAAAACGAAAAATCCGGTGACTATCGGCCAGTAGTAGCACGCCAGCCCCTTGGGATTCTATAAACATTTTTATAATTTTGAGAACTGAGGATTTGACAAACTTAGGGCAAGGTACtcgttgcatttttttttttcagaaccaCGTCCTGGGCTGGGTATATGTTACGGAATCAGATAGAATTACCAGGATGATTAAATACTGTACTGCGAGACAGGCTTAAAATCGTTCCTCTGTTTTGGTTTTTTAGATAATTAGTACGCGAGCAAAAAGAAACATATCATCAGTAATTGACAATGATATGAAGAGTTTTACTCGACACTAGCCCACATTTTAATGTTATGGGATTCTCTTCTGGCCGACTGTTCATCCATATTCCCTACCCAAACCAATGTCAGCTGAATTTGCAAGATATGCCCTTCATGTGCCCTATTAGATATTTGAATGATCAGCCGGTGGAACTagtacatgcaatatttgtgagttgtgacagCTCCGAATAAATACCTTAATAAGGTATAAAGTTGTCTTAGATTTTTAATAAAGAGAACTCTTAAAGAATGTAGGTTTTACTCCTTTGCCATCTCAAGGCCTTTCTTATTCACTCAACATCGTCATAATTATAGGTAAAAGCTGCTCGGCTTCCTCCTATTGAAGAAATACGAACCATTCTCGACCGGAGTGTCAGGGGTGTTCTGGCCACCCATTCCCAGGTATGCTAAGAAGTATTCTTGTATTTGCATTATTAGTGGACATACATTTTGCCAGTCTTTTCCAGGATCTGTGATTTTACAATTTTATTGAAAATAGTAAACATTGATTGCCTTGTGGATAAGTGAAGAGTGAGCCTGGTCCTATTTCTGTGAAGAGCTTCTCTTGATTAATGATTATGAAGCttactaatttttttaaactgCTTAATAACCtcaattttcagttttcattGAAATGTAACACGTGTTTGCCTTGGTACCTCTCACATATTTAGTACAACGATACATAGTTTTGTACTATGTTATACTTGAACGGATTGTCTCCTTCCTGCACAtgccttttttgttttatgattTTGTGAATGATGAAGGCAAATGCAATATTCTTTTGTTGTCGATTAGTTGATTAGAGGAAAGCAATTTGTAGCTTTAAAAGTACAAAGCAGGTGATAGTGCAGAGTTTTACGTTTTACAGTGACCTTTTTGGAGTATGTATAAAATGTCATTCTGTTTACAGGAACATGTAGGTTATCCATCGGGTTCAATGGTTGATTTTGCTTGCGATCAAGATGGTTCCCCCATATTAGCAGTGAGCAGTTTAGCAGGTCACTCGAAGGTAAGATCGTTTTATAGTCTCATGATTACTAGTATGTTGGTACGTGTGCAAGCACATATTGAAACTACTATGACATGAATTTAATAGAAAACATTTATGGAACATATTTTAAATAGAGTATCATGATTGTAAGATTGTTGAGGCAAGGAAGCTATCAATATAACAATGTTGCTCTGCTGTAGCTATGATATTTCAATTCTTGAAATGGGTTATTGTATTGCAAAATGTGTTTAAACACCCAACTCTATATGAACTATAAAATATAAGTATAAGAtcattatatatatgtataaaaaTATCATTAATCTGAGGCGTGCATGTTTGTTCAAAGAAAAAGACCTCCGAACTTCTAGTGTTGGTGAAACTTGGTGTGAAGCTATGGACAAATGCGACATTACCAAACACCATCTCAAATTATTCACAAGTGCATGGAGTAGTGAAACAATAGACTATACTATATGCATGATGTTTTAGGGGAAACAACAGGGCAACCTAGCATCTACCATTAGTTCACTTCAAGTGTAGCACAGTTTTACAACACAGGACAGTGAACCAGCACAACACAATTGGCAGTGCATTGTTTTTTCATGAAGGAGGTGGTGGTTTCGATCCTTGGTGTCTGGAGTTTTTCTATCCCCATGTACCCAAGAAGTTGATCTGGCAGTCAGCATTGACACTTTGCATCTGTTGGATGCAGCAGATCGAGCGGCTAATATCCAAACTTATTCTGACGCTTCATAGCAGTATAGGTTTatacatgtaaaaaaaaactgttgaCACTTTTTGACATGCATGGAGGCCTTACACGTTTAGTGATATTACTCTAACACACATGATAACACTGACAGGAATACTAGTACATGCGTGTCGTGTGGACATAAAAAGCAAGAAGGATAGAcataaaaaatttaaaactgaTGGCCAGTATTCTGTGAAAAGAATAGCTGCCCTGCATCTGCTAAAttcagaagaaacaaaaatgagTTTTGTTTCCATTTTACCATAGTTCTATTTTGTTTCCAACATTTTTGCAGAATCTTTCTGGAAGTTCTAAATGCTCACTTCTGGTTGCCAAAGACCCAGAGGACAGAACAGATACTGTAATCACTGTATATGGTGATGCGACACCTGTAATTCCCTCCTCTGGCTCAACCTATATATTTTTGTGCTCATGTCCTGATAGATTTCTGTAGCGATACTTTGCTAAAGAATACTGTACATGTTTCCAGATAATTATGTGGTAGctcatttcttctttttttactgtAATGTGGTGGCTCATTTCTCATTTGGTTTTCTATCTCAAAGGTTTCAGATGAAGAAAAAGATGCAGTGAGAAGCGCGTACTTACGGAGACACCCTGAGGCATTTTGGGTATGTTTGATACATCATTACTGTTTCTAAAGTAATTGAAGAATATCACACTGAGTACTAGTTCTGATGCAAATTCTCCAAATCAAGGTTGACTTTGGTGACTTCCGTTTTCTGCACATCAAACCAAAAGCTGTGCGTTATGTATCTGGGGTTGCAACAGCTATCCTTGGCTCTGGAGGTACGTGTACCACCTTTTTGAATGTCCTAGTTAAAGCTACTCACCATCACTACTTCCTATTTCTGCATGTAGAATCTGATTTAGCCTCTGTGCTGAAGATAAATTCATTTAACGTGAATACTGGTGCACTTAGAAGATGCAATTCTTTAGGAGGATGATGCCAGACTGGCTTCACTCCACTCTGCATTTTATACAGGCGGAAGGCATAATATCCTCTATCGTGTTAGCTGCCTTTTCCTTCTACAAGAACCAGATGTCCATTGGTCTAATCAACTGTTCATTTGTTTTTGAGTTGCTATGTAGTGTTCCTGTGACACTCATCCTATGCTCCTATAGCTAATTTTGTCGATTTCTCTAAATACAAAATATAGTATGATTTGGTGATGATGGTGCCTGAGATATTATTCTGTTCTCCACATCCCCAGAATTTAGTGCTGCTGAGTTCAAGGAAGCAAAAGTGGATCCTATATCTCAATTTTCCACTCCTATTACAGTATGTTTTAATATTTGCTGAAGTTCATAGTAAACCTACTGATCTTTCATTGGCAAATTTATGCTCAAATTTAGCTGTATATATTCCACAGAGCCACATGAATAAGGATCATGCTGATGATACCAAGCTCATTGTGCAACATTCAACCAGTGTTATGGCAAGTGCAATATAAAGCTTAAGTACATGGTGTTTCGTCATGAATGTCACTCTACAAAGATATAAGATACCTATATTTTTCTGAGACagttatatactccctccgttccataattcttgtcgaaatattacatgtatctagacactttttaggaatagatacatccattttttagcaaacttgagacaagaattatggaacggagggagtacttatgtATTCTTTTCATTTCATATTTCAGTT
This is a stretch of genomic DNA from Brachypodium distachyon strain Bd21 chromosome 1, Brachypodium_distachyon_v3.0, whole genome shotgun sequence. It encodes these proteins:
- the LOC100824443 gene encoding probable leucine-rich repeat receptor-like protein kinase At1g68400 yields the protein MPRFHHCSSMFPLLILLFNLPTWSVQGLVTNGGHQDLSFLLSFKAYNPNNAKSLATWVGPNPCSGSWAGLRCSRGRVAGVFLDNAGLAGSVAPLLRLTQLRVLAVRGNSLSGPLPPLDNSTNPTLRHLLLSHNDLTGPLNLSLPSLVTLKAEHNGFHGGLRAVRVPMVRRFNVSMNMLAGEIPGSLSGFPSSSFAGNLGLCGTPLPRCVHAFDALEDVAQSPIAAADISNGRLSKFSLAALLATGIGNAVLITASLAISVAMFIYMRRKLRSQTKDEAASSRAGLCFEDEDKIIMRNTNDEEKPCAQKSGALVRFEGGEELRLESLLKASAEVLGKGVSGSTYKAVLEDGIVAAVKRLSALQFPAGGRSGRAFDRHMRLVGALRHRHVVSLRGYCSSNGERLLVYDHLPNGSLQSLLQLQGNGERRLGWAAKKSVLFGAAQGLSYIHTAGMAHGNVKPSNILLDERGAACVSECGLMSYAAAGIVQQQQQQQPRCPPELMFNGRERGGGWRGYAAPELQAAPGARATQEADVYSFGMVLLEVVTAGKGSGEEEEGEGEETMGMVRIGVLCTAEAPEERPRMAQVLAMMSEFM
- the LOC100823036 gene encoding glutamyl-tRNA reductase-binding protein, chloroplastic isoform X1 gives rise to the protein MRPFLLTPGARLASAPSPSTLSRLLLPLHLQNRHAHASPSPSLHARTNRSSPPLRRRSGRFFASSASSSQMAAPADAPGGSADAFEVIRAHQVKAARLPPIEEIRTILDRSVRGVLATHSQEHVGYPSGSMVDFACDQDGSPILAVSSLAGHSKNLSGSSKCSLLVAKDPEDRTDTVITVYGDATPVSDEEKDAVRSAYLRRHPEAFWVDFGDFRFLHIKPKAVRYVSGVATAILGSGEFSAAEFKEAKVDPISQFSTPITSHMNKDHADDTKLIVQHSTSVMVDFASMLDVDSLGINVKAGYDGSVLKLRIPFPRRAQDRKDVKTLIVEMLQAAKASSSHAE
- the LOC100823036 gene encoding glutamyl-tRNA reductase-binding protein, chloroplastic isoform X2: MRPFLLTPGARLASAPSPSTLSRLLLPLHLQNRHAHASPSPSLHARTNRSSPPLRRRSGRFFASSASSSQMAAPADAPGGSADAFEVIRAHQVKAARLPPIEEIRTILDRSVRGVLATHSQEHVGYPSGSMVDFACDQDGSPILAVSSLAGHSKNLSGSSKCSLLVAKDPEDRTDTVITVYGDATPVSDEEKDAVRSAYLRRHPEAFWVDFGDFRFLHIKPKAVRYVSGVATAILGSGEFSAAEFKEAKVDPISQFSTPITSHMNKDHADDTKLIVQHSTSVMVDFASMLDVDSLGINVKAGYDGSVLKLRIPFPRRAQDRKLVPVLLCFFS